Proteins found in one Deltaproteobacteria bacterium genomic segment:
- a CDS encoding TonB C-terminal domain-containing protein: MKGLYGKPVPGSQDGQSLRRGVVVSLLFHALLFSLIFFVPESMPTRRISGAPIYEVNLVEMPSQSRSAATTASVEKEGKEITGAKTVPTARRITPPVQKAKEVVIGKRVVERKKEEKKKPQKPPPPKVSPSKLIEGAISKIEKKVKTEKPDHLASAISRIETRSRGTDEKVSGGEGGPEAGITIRMYQLAVEEQIKSNWSYPVALMDAKKRKDLRAIVVVRVRQDGAILKSWFEKRSPSAMFDGSVLKAIERSDPLPPFPEGYRRSTDEIEIRFDLSELEEF, from the coding sequence ATGAAAGGCTTGTATGGTAAACCAGTGCCCGGAAGTCAGGATGGGCAGAGTTTGCGCCGGGGCGTGGTGGTATCTCTCCTTTTCCATGCCCTCCTCTTCTCCCTGATCTTTTTTGTGCCTGAATCCATGCCCACCCGGAGAATCAGCGGGGCACCGATTTATGAGGTGAACCTGGTGGAGATGCCCTCCCAGAGCCGATCCGCAGCGACAACGGCGTCGGTCGAAAAGGAAGGGAAGGAGATCACCGGCGCGAAGACCGTCCCCACGGCCCGGAGAATTACCCCGCCGGTCCAAAAAGCAAAAGAGGTCGTCATCGGAAAACGGGTGGTGGAGCGCAAGAAGGAAGAAAAAAAGAAACCCCAAAAACCGCCCCCGCCCAAGGTCTCCCCTTCCAAACTCATCGAAGGGGCTATTTCAAAGATCGAAAAAAAGGTCAAAACCGAAAAACCCGACCATCTTGCAAGCGCCATTTCCCGGATCGAGACCCGTTCCCGAGGGACGGATGAAAAGGTCTCAGGCGGAGAGGGCGGCCCGGAGGCCGGCATTACCATACGGATGTACCAGTTGGCAGTGGAAGAGCAGATCAAGAGCAACTGGTCTTATCCTGTGGCCCTAATGGATGCCAAGAAGCGGAAGGACCTCAGGGCAATCGTTGTGGTCAGGGTGAGACAGGATGGGGCCATTCTCAAATCGTGGTTTGAAAAACGATCCCCCAGCGCCATGTTCGACGGGTCGGTCCTGAAGGCGATCGAACGTTCAGACCCCCTCCCGCCTTTTCCCGAGGGTTACCGGAGAAGCACGGATGAGATTGAAATTAGATTCGATCTCAGCGAATTAGAGGAGTTTTAA
- the tolB gene encoding Tol-Pal system beta propeller repeat protein TolB, which yields MRSNLLHRAAVKSVGFPLLKIWIILSIFFFFPGVGLCRIYIDVNAPSIPKFNIAIPDFKDLGSDKDHAELSTQLPGIISNDLELSGYFNSMDKAGFLGEQGTGLTSDAINFRDWSVIGAELLLKGGYTCTGSRLEVEIRLFDVYWGRQIVGKRALGDTKQARHLMHRLSNEIILKLTGHEGIFLTKLAFVGDSTGKREIYVSDYDGHNARQITVDKSIALLPRWSPDGKNLVFNSYKQGGPMLYLKDMDSGVVKRLSGQSGLNIGASWAPDGREIALTMSHKGNPDIFSINLQGKILGQLVQHWGIDVSPAFSPEGDKMAFVSNRSGSPQIYVLDLNTKREERLTYEGRYNTSPTWSSRNRIAFVSMTDGKFDIATIDPGGGQMRRLTNSAANDEEPCWSPDGRYIMFTSDREGAYHLYIMNANGQNQRRITSMKGNQTAPSWAPE from the coding sequence ATGCGCTCGAATCTACTGCATCGCGCAGCCGTAAAATCCGTCGGGTTTCCGCTTCTGAAGATCTGGATCATTCTGTCGATCTTCTTTTTCTTCCCGGGCGTCGGCCTCTGCCGGATATACATCGATGTCAATGCCCCCTCCATTCCCAAGTTCAACATTGCCATCCCGGATTTTAAAGATCTGGGGAGCGACAAGGATCATGCGGAGTTGTCCACCCAACTCCCCGGGATTATTTCCAACGACCTTGAACTCAGCGGCTATTTCAACTCCATGGACAAGGCGGGTTTTCTGGGTGAACAGGGGACGGGCCTGACGTCCGATGCCATCAACTTCAGGGACTGGTCGGTTATCGGGGCGGAACTCCTGCTGAAGGGGGGCTATACCTGCACGGGAAGCCGACTGGAGGTGGAAATCAGGCTGTTTGATGTGTACTGGGGACGTCAGATCGTGGGTAAGCGGGCATTGGGAGATACCAAGCAGGCCCGGCATCTGATGCACAGGCTTTCGAACGAGATTATACTGAAACTGACCGGGCATGAAGGCATCTTCCTGACCAAGCTCGCCTTTGTGGGCGATTCTACGGGAAAGAGGGAGATCTATGTCTCTGATTATGACGGCCATAACGCAAGACAGATTACTGTTGACAAGAGCATCGCGCTTCTCCCCCGATGGTCGCCTGACGGAAAGAACCTTGTATTCAATTCTTATAAACAAGGCGGGCCCATGCTCTATCTGAAAGACATGGACTCCGGGGTGGTCAAACGGCTATCCGGACAGTCGGGCCTGAATATCGGGGCGAGCTGGGCCCCCGACGGGAGGGAAATCGCCCTGACCATGAGCCATAAGGGAAATCCCGATATTTTCTCCATCAATCTTCAAGGGAAGATCCTGGGACAGCTTGTCCAACACTGGGGGATCGATGTGTCGCCCGCCTTTTCTCCTGAGGGCGACAAAATGGCCTTCGTATCCAACCGCTCAGGATCGCCGCAGATTTATGTTCTGGACCTTAACACCAAAAGGGAGGAGAGGTTGACCTACGAAGGACGATACAACACCTCTCCGACCTGGTCGTCTCGCAATCGAATCGCCTTTGTCTCGATGACGGACGGCAAATTTGACATTGCCACCATCGACCCGGGTGGGGGCCAAATGAGAAGGCTTACAAACAGCGCAGCAAATGATGAAGAGCCCTGCTGGTCGCCGGATGGAAGATACATTATGTTCACCTCGGACAGGGAGGGCGCTTATCACCTCTATATCATGAATGCCAATGGCCAGAACCAGCGGAGAATCACTTCCATGAAGGGAAATCAGACTGCGCCCTCCTGGGCCCCGGAATGA
- the pal gene encoding peptidoglycan-associated lipoprotein Pal, whose product MEKRMKGLIFMAFAGALLFFATSCAKKQIDVSEGIQPPVEGQQEVVVVKETPREAMSEIEEGLLPPEMARKVNEFQNEAIYFDFDKSNLNPDAQSVLKKKAGFLRDNSSYYVLIEGHCDNRGTEEYNLALGERRAASARDFLMALGISGERIGTISYGELRPADPRNNEEAWALNRRDEFKLYK is encoded by the coding sequence ATGGAAAAGAGGATGAAGGGCTTGATTTTCATGGCTTTCGCTGGTGCGTTGCTGTTTTTTGCGACAAGTTGCGCGAAAAAGCAGATTGACGTCTCCGAAGGAATCCAACCCCCTGTTGAAGGCCAGCAGGAAGTGGTGGTTGTGAAAGAGACGCCCAGGGAAGCAATGTCGGAAATCGAGGAAGGGCTGCTGCCGCCTGAAATGGCGAGAAAAGTTAATGAGTTCCAAAACGAAGCGATCTATTTTGATTTTGACAAGTCCAATCTGAATCCGGATGCCCAGAGTGTTCTGAAGAAAAAGGCTGGGTTCCTTCGGGATAACTCCTCTTATTATGTCCTGATTGAAGGTCATTGCGACAACAGGGGTACTGAAGAATACAACCTGGCGTTGGGCGAGAGAAGGGCTGCGTCTGCAAGAGATTTTCTCATGGCCCTGGGGATATCGGGTGAACGGATCGGAACGATCAGCTACGGGGAATTGCGGCCTGCTGATCCCCGCAATAACGAAGAAGCGTGGGCCCTGAACAGAAGAGACGAATTCAAACTATATAAGTAA
- the ybgF gene encoding tol-pal system protein YbgF → MRSYLPNRSLMGQIALIICVLLFGSSCVTDEEFLYLNDQVVALNKRVTRLQDVSKELVSVREQQATADAELHKIREDMQSISGRLDENNRLVNRAIERDTTTQDDLGTTVSDLNDRVARLETEVRRLHTYLNLEPVAPAPAQETEQRPFRAPEPEPAPQVPQLRPPVPVVEPPDGSPEQRLYDVNLALYREEKYEEAIAGFKNFVEKYSKSDLADNAQFWVGESYMSLKQYEQAILAFQRVIKDYPKGNKVPNAILRQAVAFYEINDKTSSKLLLKKLIKQFPKSNEAKIAEARLKAMN, encoded by the coding sequence ATGCGAAGTTATCTTCCGAATCGATCTCTTATGGGGCAAATAGCCCTCATTATCTGCGTACTCCTTTTTGGTTCCTCCTGTGTGACCGATGAGGAGTTTCTGTATCTCAACGATCAGGTGGTAGCCCTTAATAAACGGGTCACCAGACTTCAAGACGTTTCAAAAGAGCTGGTGTCGGTTCGTGAACAGCAGGCAACGGCAGACGCCGAACTCCATAAGATCAGAGAAGATATGCAGAGTATCTCAGGCCGGTTGGACGAGAACAACCGCCTTGTCAACCGTGCCATTGAGAGAGATACGACCACGCAGGACGATCTGGGAACGACCGTTTCGGATCTGAACGACCGCGTGGCAAGGTTGGAGACGGAGGTAAGGCGGCTTCACACCTATCTTAACCTCGAACCGGTTGCCCCTGCCCCGGCGCAGGAAACCGAACAAAGACCTTTCAGGGCGCCGGAACCCGAACCTGCGCCTCAGGTCCCGCAGCTCAGACCACCCGTGCCGGTTGTTGAGCCCCCGGACGGCTCTCCGGAACAGCGGCTGTATGACGTGAACCTTGCCCTTTATCGAGAAGAAAAATATGAGGAAGCCATTGCCGGGTTCAAAAATTTTGTTGAGAAATACTCAAAGTCGGATCTGGCCGACAATGCCCAATTTTGGGTGGGCGAATCCTACATGAGTCTGAAGCAGTATGAACAGGCAATCCTGGCCTTCCAGCGTGTCATAAAGGACTATCCTAAAGGAAACAAGGTGCCGAACGCCATCCTGAGACAGGCCGTTGCGTTTTACGAAATAAACGACAAGACCAGTTCAAAGCTGCTCCTTAAAAAGCTGATAAAACAATTTCCCAAGTCCAACGAAGCAAAGATCGCCGAGGCAAGACTTAAGGCGATGAATTAG
- a CDS encoding chloride channel protein, translating into MKSLKAGSITLSTAGKWAFYFVLIGLIAGLGSVVFQLLCQVGSHFLMDQLAGYRPPAPAGEGHLFTPTQTPLNRWMLLFLPALGGIVSGWLVYTFAPEAEGHGTDAAIDAYHNRGGFIRGRIPILKTIASAITLTSGGSGGREGPIAQIGAGFGSFLATRLKLSDRQRRIMMAAGMGAGVGSIFRAPLAGALFAAEVLYRDPEFESEVIIPAGISSVVAYCVFCLFFGWGSLFDTHDYLFRNPLELGPYTVLAFVLAGAGFLYVKAFYGVKHIAHSIERIPNHIKPAIGGLLTGAIGFFFPQTLSFGYGFAQLALDNQLPTLFLLTLGFGKILTTAFSIGSGGSGGVFGPSVVIGGALGGAVGKIFHQIMPGIVTHPGAFVVVGMAGFFAGVSNTPISTIIFVSEMTNSYHLLLPGLLVCSLSYMLSRRWTIFENQVPSKINSNAHKGDFFVDILAAIRVREMTDQLRKVRLIPENMTLSDFRKIFSSSDQHYFPVVDKDNRMTGIFSINDIRGIIFDKEVGELVRMKDVANPDIIYATPSEDLNEVFKKCTIRNLHRVPVVRDDDHSVLIGMLDRREMIQFYNQKVEEIKAGHDMEGAASDGDVRLLREITVKEAMNPLPEPVGVDLRLDQLKTLIYDRGFNSFPVVNASGRLEGILSLSDLKSAFTLGDDTLTAGDIATRRVVTVTGRESLLSALAKITAGDFAILPVVERERPDELLGVISRTDIMKAINNVIVK; encoded by the coding sequence ATGAAATCACTGAAAGCCGGCTCGATCACGCTTTCCACCGCCGGGAAGTGGGCATTTTATTTTGTCCTGATAGGGCTTATCGCCGGTCTGGGATCGGTGGTGTTTCAGCTCCTCTGCCAGGTGGGATCTCATTTCCTCATGGATCAGCTGGCCGGCTACCGGCCTCCGGCCCCGGCCGGGGAAGGTCACCTCTTTACGCCCACCCAGACCCCCTTAAACCGGTGGATGCTCTTGTTCCTCCCGGCCCTCGGAGGCATCGTCAGCGGATGGCTCGTCTATACCTTCGCCCCTGAGGCGGAAGGCCACGGCACCGATGCGGCCATCGATGCGTACCACAACAGGGGCGGGTTCATCCGGGGAAGGATCCCGATCCTCAAGACCATCGCATCGGCCATTACCCTGACCTCCGGGGGCTCGGGGGGCCGTGAAGGTCCGATCGCCCAGATCGGGGCCGGGTTTGGCTCCTTCTTGGCCACCCGCTTGAAGCTCTCCGACCGACAGCGCCGGATCATGATGGCGGCAGGCATGGGGGCGGGAGTGGGAAGCATCTTCAGGGCGCCGCTGGCAGGGGCCCTGTTCGCGGCCGAGGTATTGTACCGTGACCCGGAGTTCGAATCCGAGGTGATCATCCCTGCCGGGATTTCCTCGGTGGTGGCATACTGCGTGTTCTGCCTTTTTTTCGGGTGGGGATCGCTGTTCGATACCCACGATTATCTCTTTCGAAATCCACTTGAATTGGGACCTTACACCGTACTGGCCTTTGTATTGGCCGGGGCCGGATTCCTCTATGTCAAGGCCTTTTACGGCGTGAAGCATATCGCCCACTCCATAGAAAGGATACCGAACCACATCAAACCTGCCATCGGGGGCCTGCTGACCGGGGCCATAGGCTTCTTCTTCCCTCAAACCTTGTCTTTCGGATATGGGTTTGCCCAGCTCGCCCTGGATAACCAGCTCCCCACCCTGTTCCTCCTGACGCTGGGGTTCGGAAAAATCCTCACCACGGCCTTCTCCATAGGCTCCGGGGGAAGCGGGGGGGTCTTCGGCCCATCCGTGGTGATCGGTGGGGCATTGGGCGGGGCCGTAGGGAAGATATTCCACCAGATCATGCCGGGCATCGTCACCCATCCCGGCGCCTTCGTGGTGGTGGGGATGGCGGGCTTTTTTGCCGGTGTTTCCAATACGCCCATCTCCACCATCATCTTTGTTAGCGAGATGACCAATTCTTACCACCTCCTCCTGCCCGGCCTTCTGGTCTGTTCACTCTCGTACATGCTCTCCCGCAGGTGGACGATCTTCGAAAACCAGGTTCCTTCCAAGATAAATTCAAACGCCCACAAGGGGGACTTCTTTGTAGATATCCTGGCCGCCATCCGGGTCAGGGAAATGACCGACCAGCTCAGGAAGGTGCGATTGATCCCGGAGAATATGACCCTGAGTGATTTCCGAAAGATTTTCAGTTCGAGCGATCAGCACTACTTTCCGGTAGTGGACAAGGATAATAGGATGACGGGAATATTCTCGATCAATGACATTCGGGGGATAATTTTTGACAAGGAAGTCGGAGAATTGGTCCGGATGAAGGATGTGGCCAACCCCGACATCATCTACGCCACTCCATCCGAAGACCTCAATGAGGTGTTCAAGAAATGCACCATTCGCAATCTTCATCGGGTCCCGGTCGTCAGAGACGATGATCATTCGGTCCTCATCGGGATGCTGGATCGGCGGGAAATGATCCAGTTTTACAATCAGAAGGTCGAGGAGATCAAGGCCGGCCATGACATGGAGGGGGCGGCGTCTGATGGGGATGTGCGTCTGTTAAGGGAGATTACGGTTAAAGAAGCCATGAACCCGTTGCCTGAACCGGTGGGCGTGGATTTAAGGCTCGATCAGCTTAAGACCCTGATCTATGATCGAGGATTCAACAGCTTTCCGGTGGTGAACGCATCAGGAAGGCTTGAGGGAATCCTTTCTCTCTCCGACTTGAAATCGGCATTCACCTTGGGGGATGATACGCTCACCGCCGGCGATATCGCCACCCGCCGTGTGGTAACCGTGACGGGCCGGGAGTCTCTGCTCTCGGCCCTGGCCAAGATTACTGCGGGCGATTTCGCCATCCTTCCCGTGGTGGAGAGGGAGCGGCCCGATGAATTGCTCGGTGTGATCAGCCGCACAGATATCATGAAGGCGATAAACAATGTTATTGTGAAGTGA
- a CDS encoding thermonuclease family protein, with protein MRYLKYERIPAPGKCALSIMWVLLAALFSPSPALADHQVVRVYDGDTVLLENRIRVRYLGIDTPEIDHEGGRSDFMAEAARDVNRKLVEGRRVRLEYDQEKVDSHGRRLCYLFLPGGEMVNAIMVRRGLAHVMSIRPNLKYRGLLVDCQRKAMTERAGIWKRFSKTGEIRIGNSNSFRFHRPDCPFAKRILKKNHIRFPSSFEAFREGYAPCRRCRPVVNEELRMKNQETNAHFIDSHGDTPSETTQKRFHGAGKEHREKQKQFILGPYNKPLCGFVALCESRLGGIGCGG; from the coding sequence ATGAGATATTTAAAATATGAAAGAATCCCGGCACCTGGAAAATGTGCCCTGTCAATCATGTGGGTCCTGCTGGCCGCGCTTTTTTCGCCATCACCCGCCCTTGCCGATCACCAGGTGGTGCGCGTCTATGACGGGGATACGGTGCTTCTGGAAAACAGAATCCGGGTCCGATATCTGGGAATCGACACGCCGGAAATCGACCACGAGGGGGGCAGGAGTGACTTTATGGCCGAAGCGGCCCGGGATGTCAATCGGAAACTGGTGGAGGGAAGGCGTGTCAGACTGGAGTATGATCAGGAAAAGGTCGATTCACACGGCAGACGCCTGTGCTATCTCTTTTTGCCCGGTGGAGAGATGGTTAATGCGATCATGGTCCGCAGGGGGCTCGCCCATGTGATGTCTATCCGCCCCAACCTTAAATACAGAGGTCTGCTGGTGGACTGCCAGCGAAAGGCGATGACCGAAAGGGCCGGTATCTGGAAGAGGTTTTCTAAGACCGGGGAAATCCGGATCGGAAACAGCAACTCATTCCGGTTTCATCGACCGGACTGTCCATTTGCAAAGAGGATTCTTAAGAAAAATCATATCCGTTTCCCGTCGTCTTTTGAGGCCTTCCGGGAGGGGTATGCCCCCTGCAGGCGGTGCAGGCCCGTTGTAAATGAAGAATTAAGAATGAAGAATCAAGAAACCAACGCCCATTTCATTGACTCACACGGAGACACCCCGAGTGAAACAACACAGAAAAGGTTTCACGGGGCAGGCAAAGAACACAGAGAAAAACAAAAACAATTCATTTTAGGGCCCTATAATAAACCCCTTTGTGGCTTCGTGGCTTTGTGTGAGTCCCGACTGGGCGGGATTGGTTGCGGCGGTTAG
- a CDS encoding helix-turn-helix domain-containing protein, with product MPKIMTTKEIAKYLKLHEITICKYAAEGKIPAIRIGRVWRFDKDAIDRWISGEQKS from the coding sequence ATGCCAAAGATCATGACAACCAAGGAAATCGCAAAGTACTTAAAATTGCATGAAATCACCATCTGTAAATATGCAGCGGAAGGTAAGATTCCGGCTATCCGAATCGGCAGGGTCTGGCGGTTCGATAAGGATGCCATCGACAGATGGATCAGCGGCGAGCAGAAGAGCTGA